The genomic window GAGGTATGTGGCACACGTCCTCATGCACACCATGAGAATTCAGCGCGGGGAGCCCGTCACCACCGTGTTCACCTGGCAGGTGCGGCCCGGCAAAGAGGACGTCTTCGAGGAGTGGACGCTGGGCGTGACGCGCAGCGCCTCCCGGTTCGCCGGCAACGAGGGGGTCTCCTGGCTCCGGCCGGAGGAGGGGCACCGCTACCACGCGGTGCTGCGCTTCTCCGATCCGGAGCGGCTCGGCGCCTGGCTGACCTCCGAGGAGCGGGCACGCTGGCACGAGCGCATCGACGGCGTAGCCACGGAGGTGAGCAGTGAGCGGCAGTCCACCACCGGCATGGAGACCTGGTTCGACCTGCCCGGCACTACGGTGCAGGCCCCGCCGCGCTGGAAGATGGCCCTGACGACGTTCCTCGGCGCCTACCCGTTCACCCTGCTCATCCAGTGGCTGGTGACACCACGGACCGGCACCTGGCCGCTGCCGCTGCGCGCGGCGGTCTTCCCCCTCATCCTTCTCCCGACGTTGACTTTCGTGGTCATGCCACAACTCAGCAGGCTGCTCCGGCGGTGGCTGTATGCGAAGCGGTGAGGGAGGGCAGACTGGGCCGCATGCCCCCCGCCGACCCACTGGCAGACGCCGTCGAACCGCCGCTGCGCCCGCTGCCCGAGCGAGCCGCGGCCCTGCTGCGGAGCCTCGGCGCTCCACCCCGACTCACGGCGCACCTCCGGCTCGTGCACGACGTGGCGTACGAACTGGTCGACTGGGTGGAACGGCGGTACCCGGAGCTGTCGTTCGACCGTGCGGCCGTGCTGTTCGGGGCGGCCACGCACGACATCGGGAAGACGGCGTACGTCGGTGAGTTGTCCGGGCCCGGTTCCGCGCACGAGGAGGCCGGACGCCGACTCCTGCTGGACCATGGTGTCGAGCCGGAACTGGCCAGGTTCGCGGGAACCCATGCCGCCTGGTCCGAGCCGGGGGTGGGAATCGAGGACCTGCTGGTCAGCGTGGCCGACAAGGTGTGGAAGAACAAACGGGTGTCCGAGCTCGAAGACCTCGTGGTCGCGCGGCTGACCGAGGCGACCGGCAGACCGGCCTGGGAGGAGTTCCTGGCCCTCGACGACCTGCTCGGCTCACTCGGCACCGGCGCCGACCGGCGACTGGCCTTCCAGGCGGCGTATCCCGTGCACCGGTAAGCAGCGGCGTATCCCGTACACCGGTCAGAGCGGCGCATCCCGTACACCCGTCAGCAGCGGCGCATCCCGTACACCCACACCCGTAAGCAGGCTGCGTGCCCCCGCACACCGGTGAGACCGTGGCGCGCGGTCAGCCGACCTTGCGCAACTCCCCGTCGTCGAAGACGGCGACCAGGACCAGGTTGCCGCCCAGCGCCTCGACGTACCTGGCCACGACGTCCGTGCCGGAGACCTGTCCGCTCTCGATCTGCGACACCCGGCCCTTGCTCACACCCATGCGCTCGGCCACCTGGGCCTGGGTGTAGCCCCGCTCCTGCCGCATGTCGACCAGCCGCCAGGCGCGGGCCTCGGCGAGCATGCGCTGGGCCCCCTCCAGGAAGGCGTCCCGGCCACCGGCCAGCTCTTCGGCCCGCTCACGGTGTCCGGCGACCGACCACCTGATCTCTCCGTTCACAGCCCCGACTCCTTCTTCCGATCAGCCACGTATTCCGCGTACAAGCGCTCGGCCAGCGGGATCGCCTCGTCGTACCAGGCGCTCCAGTTCCCCGACTTGTCTCCGGCCACGAGCAGGATCGCGCAACGCCAGGGATCGAAGACGAAGAGGACGCGCATCTCGCTCCGCCCCGCCGAACCCGGACGCAGCTCCTTGAGATTGTGCAGAACCGAACCCCTGATCCGGTCGACCAGCGGCCGGCCTTCGGCGGGTCCGTGAGAGGCGAGGATCCAGATCGCCTGATTGACGAGCACATACGAATCCGGGTCGGCCTTCTCAAGGTCGCTCAGCCACTGATCCACCTCGCCGGTCAGGTAGACGTCCCACT from Streptomyces sp. DSM 40750 includes these protein-coding regions:
- a CDS encoding antibiotic biosynthesis monooxygenase, with product MRIQRGEPVTTVFTWQVRPGKEDVFEEWTLGVTRSASRFAGNEGVSWLRPEEGHRYHAVLRFSDPERLGAWLTSEERARWHERIDGVATEVSSERQSTTGMETWFDLPGTTVQAPPRWKMALTTFLGAYPFTLLIQWLVTPRTGTWPLPLRAAVFPLILLPTLTFVVMPQLSRLLRRWLYAKR
- a CDS encoding HD domain-containing protein, whose translation is MPPADPLADAVEPPLRPLPERAAALLRSLGAPPRLTAHLRLVHDVAYELVDWVERRYPELSFDRAAVLFGAATHDIGKTAYVGELSGPGSAHEEAGRRLLLDHGVEPELARFAGTHAAWSEPGVGIEDLLVSVADKVWKNKRVSELEDLVVARLTEATGRPAWEEFLALDDLLGSLGTGADRRLAFQAAYPVHR
- a CDS encoding helix-turn-helix domain-containing protein, with product MNGEIRWSVAGHRERAEELAGGRDAFLEGAQRMLAEARAWRLVDMRQERGYTQAQVAERMGVSKGRVSQIESGQVSGTDVVARYVEALGGNLVLVAVFDDGELRKVG
- a CDS encoding type II toxin-antitoxin system RelE/ParE family toxin; its protein translation is MEEQWDVYLTGEVDQWLSDLEKADPDSYVLVNQAIWILASHGPAEGRPLVDRIRGSVLHNLKELRPGSAGRSEMRVLFVFDPWRCAILLVAGDKSGNWSAWYDEAIPLAERLYAEYVADRKKESGL